In the genome of Ancalomicrobiaceae bacterium S20, one region contains:
- a CDS encoding sulfite exporter TauE/SafE family protein: MTLPSSKAPTPEAVSRPHPVAAFVAGTGIGALGGLIGLGGAEFRLPLLIGPFRFKALEAVILNKAMSLVVVATALPFRTTAVPVAALAEHWSIIVNLLSGSLLGAWFGAGWATRLSSRTLYRVIAGLLVLIAVALVFGHDASLAGPCLNGPSLWAVGTLTGFGIGVVASLMGVAGGELLIPTLVLLFGADLKLAGSLSLAVSLPTMFVGFARYSRDRSFVVLGQNRLFVLVMAAGSIAGTFIGGRLLGLVPSAVLLPVLAAILAISAVKVWRHA, from the coding sequence GTGACCCTCCCTTCTTCCAAAGCCCCTACTCCGGAAGCTGTATCGCGCCCTCACCCGGTCGCTGCGTTCGTCGCGGGGACAGGCATCGGCGCCCTCGGCGGGCTGATCGGGTTGGGCGGAGCCGAGTTCCGTCTCCCCTTGCTGATCGGCCCATTCCGGTTCAAGGCCCTGGAAGCCGTCATTCTCAACAAGGCCATGAGCCTGGTGGTGGTCGCGACGGCGCTTCCCTTCCGGACAACGGCCGTGCCGGTCGCCGCTCTCGCCGAGCATTGGAGCATTATCGTCAACCTCCTGTCCGGGAGCCTGCTTGGCGCGTGGTTCGGAGCAGGCTGGGCGACACGACTCAGCTCCCGCACGCTTTATCGCGTTATTGCCGGGCTCCTCGTGCTGATCGCCGTGGCCCTGGTTTTCGGGCATGACGCCTCCCTGGCCGGTCCGTGTCTCAACGGGCCGTCCCTGTGGGCGGTAGGGACGTTGACTGGCTTCGGCATCGGCGTCGTGGCCTCCCTGATGGGGGTGGCCGGTGGGGAACTGCTGATTCCGACGCTGGTGCTGCTATTCGGAGCCGACCTCAAGTTGGCGGGCAGTTTGTCGCTCGCGGTCAGCCTGCCGACCATGTTCGTGGGTTTCGCCCGTTATAGTCGGGACAGAAGCTTCGTCGTTCTCGGGCAAAACAGACTGTTCGTGCTGGTCATGGCGGCGGGCTCGATCGCGGGAACCTTTATCGGCGGCCGCCTGCTCG